From the genome of Pelomonas sp. SE-A7, one region includes:
- the rmuC gene encoding DNA recombination protein RmuC encodes MSAFDLLLLGLLALVLALLLTVWLRLKSQSQASPQLTQALQQSNERLERELRDELGRSASSTRQELVQGLAQFQQVLSQGLQGTNQSLASQALAAREAQDAAAQRSAQALTEAMQRLAEAMREQLKAMSSSNEQRLAEVRQTVEARLTSIQQDNEKKLEQMRATVDEKLHATLEQRLGESFKQVAERLEQVHKGLGEMQGLARDVGSLNRVLTNVKTRGIFGEVQLAGLLEQVFTPEQYAANVATVPGSNERVEFAIKLPGQRDDGQPLWLPIDAKFPREDYERLLEAHEQADVAGVEAAAKAIEARLKLEARSIRVKYVAPPHTTDFGILFLPTEGLYAEALRRPGLVEGLQREHKVMLVGPTTLLATLSSLQMGFRTLALEKRSAEVWEVLGAVKTEFGKFGEVLAKTKKKLDEASSSIELAETRTRQMSRKLKTVEALPDDASQKLLRLDQAGADDEGEA; translated from the coding sequence ATGAGCGCTTTCGACCTGCTGTTGCTGGGCCTGCTGGCCCTGGTTCTGGCCTTGCTGCTGACCGTCTGGCTGCGCCTGAAATCGCAGAGCCAGGCCTCGCCGCAGCTGACCCAGGCCCTGCAACAGAGCAACGAGCGCCTGGAGCGCGAGCTGCGCGACGAGCTGGGCCGCAGCGCCAGCTCGACCCGTCAGGAGCTGGTCCAGGGTCTGGCCCAGTTCCAGCAGGTGCTGAGCCAGGGCCTGCAGGGCACGAACCAGTCGCTGGCCAGCCAGGCGCTGGCCGCGCGCGAGGCCCAGGACGCCGCCGCCCAGCGCAGCGCCCAGGCCCTGACCGAGGCCATGCAGCGCCTGGCCGAGGCGATGCGCGAGCAGCTCAAGGCCATGTCCAGCAGCAACGAGCAGCGCCTGGCCGAGGTACGCCAGACGGTGGAGGCCCGCCTCACCAGCATCCAGCAGGACAACGAGAAGAAGCTGGAGCAGATGCGCGCCACGGTGGACGAGAAGCTGCACGCCACGCTGGAGCAGCGCCTGGGCGAGAGCTTCAAGCAGGTGGCCGAGCGGCTGGAGCAGGTCCACAAGGGCCTGGGCGAGATGCAGGGCCTGGCCCGCGACGTCGGTTCGCTGAACCGGGTGCTGACCAATGTGAAGACCCGCGGCATCTTCGGCGAGGTGCAGCTGGCCGGCCTGCTGGAGCAGGTGTTCACGCCCGAGCAGTACGCCGCCAACGTGGCCACGGTGCCGGGCAGCAACGAAAGGGTGGAGTTCGCCATCAAGCTGCCGGGCCAGCGCGACGACGGCCAGCCGCTGTGGCTGCCCATCGATGCCAAGTTCCCGCGCGAGGACTACGAGCGCCTGCTTGAAGCGCACGAGCAGGCCGACGTCGCCGGTGTCGAGGCCGCGGCCAAGGCGATTGAAGCCCGGCTCAAGCTGGAAGCGCGGTCCATCCGCGTCAAGTACGTGGCGCCGCCCCACACCACCGATTTCGGCATCCTCTTCCTGCCCACCGAAGGCCTCTACGCCGAGGCGCTGCGCCGGCCCGGCCTGGTCGAAGGCCTGCAGCGCGAGCACAAGGTGATGCTGGTCGGCCCGACCACGCTGCTGGCCACGCTGTCCAGCCTGCAGATGGGCTTTCGCACGCTGGCGCTGGAGAAGCGCTCGGCCGAGGTCTGGGAGGTGCTGGGCGCGGTCAAGACCGAGTTCGGCAAGTTCGGCGAGGTACTGGCCAAGACCAAGAAGAAGCTGGACGAGGCCAGCAGCAGCATCGAGCTGGCCGAGACCCGCACCCGCCAGATGAGCCGCAAGCTCAAGACGGTCGAGGCGCTACCGGACGATGCGAGCCAGAAACTGCTGAGGCTGGATCAAGCCGGCGCTGACGACGAAGGCGAAGCCTGA
- a CDS encoding M16 family metallopeptidase, with protein MNAHSHRFFRLSLLSAALVCAAAQATPPVKMDKGGKPPVAAKAAAKAEKPQFVRELGGIREYRLANGLQILLFPDQAQSTTTVNITYRVGSRHESQGEYGMAHLLEHLVFKGTPKTPKPDQAFKDRAMRTNGTTTVDRTNYFASFNANEQTLDWALGFEADRMVNSFIAKADLDSEMTVVRNEYENGENDPMGVLSRRVMAVANDWHPYGHSTIGPKSDIENVPIERLQGFYKRYYRPDNATLLVAGRFEVDKVLASIVRAFGPLVRPAAQLVEPYTAEPPQDGERSVVVRRVGGQPMLMASYHVPSIAHPDSAPLLVLSLLMSMQPSGHLYKELVETKLAVGAGLGGLGGAAPGSTQAMAALAPGADAAEVERKLLDLVEGRSGKPFEQSELERVREIAVVSYRQQMKHPEALIQQISSLLGAGDWRLLFQLVEDIPKVSLEDVERVRQAYFKPANRTLGRYLPATEVERVAIPPAPPLAERLSKLQGPPKVEEGERFDPTVQNLQARTKVSRLPSGLVLSQLAKQTRGNQVQLQMKLRWGEPRATTAALGTGMIDELMDEGSASWDKQKLRDELVKLKAGLDIRGGNQGATVSISAEKDTLLAVLKIAADVLQKPLLPPDAFDRIKKQGLAQMEASRQELELLRSEATRAHANQARGAVKGDPDYLASLDEQIDELKRTQLADVQRFWTEYWSADDARIAVVGAIPAGLEAALEQAFGGWKKPQAPRYVRHVSKAVALPPARFDVQAKDKTSAIFRMTQRFELSGQDADYLPMLVAVQVFGAGGLDSRLSDRVRQKEGLTYGIGASLQAPYFGRDGGLGIGGTFAPQNRERILAVVQEELVRMSRDGITELELTRARKDLLESWRQARAGEASLATSLNWFAEIAKDWLGYDGALEAQLQKLSVAQVNAAWRRLVKADAFVTSTAGDFAAK; from the coding sequence ATGAACGCGCACAGCCACAGGTTTTTCCGTCTGAGTCTCTTGAGCGCAGCCCTGGTCTGCGCCGCTGCCCAGGCCACGCCGCCGGTCAAGATGGACAAGGGCGGCAAGCCGCCGGTGGCGGCCAAGGCGGCCGCCAAGGCCGAGAAGCCCCAGTTCGTGCGCGAGCTGGGCGGCATCCGCGAATACCGGCTGGCCAACGGCCTGCAGATCCTGCTCTTCCCCGACCAGGCGCAGAGCACGACCACGGTCAACATCACCTACCGGGTCGGCAGCCGTCATGAGTCGCAGGGCGAATACGGCATGGCCCATCTGCTGGAGCACCTGGTCTTCAAGGGCACGCCCAAGACTCCCAAGCCCGACCAGGCGTTCAAGGACCGGGCCATGAGGACCAATGGCACGACCACGGTGGACCGCACCAACTACTTCGCCTCCTTCAACGCCAACGAGCAGACGCTGGACTGGGCCCTGGGCTTCGAGGCCGACCGCATGGTCAACAGCTTCATCGCCAAGGCCGACCTGGACTCCGAGATGACCGTGGTCCGCAACGAGTACGAGAACGGCGAGAACGACCCGATGGGCGTGCTGAGCCGGCGGGTGATGGCGGTGGCCAACGACTGGCATCCCTACGGCCACTCGACCATAGGCCCCAAGAGCGATATCGAGAACGTGCCCATCGAGCGGCTGCAGGGTTTCTACAAGCGCTACTACCGGCCCGACAACGCCACGCTGCTGGTGGCCGGCCGCTTCGAGGTGGACAAGGTGCTGGCGTCCATAGTGCGCGCCTTTGGTCCGCTGGTCCGTCCGGCCGCGCAACTGGTCGAGCCCTACACGGCCGAGCCGCCACAGGACGGCGAGCGCAGCGTGGTGGTGCGCCGCGTCGGTGGCCAGCCGATGCTGATGGCTTCCTACCACGTGCCCTCGATCGCCCATCCGGACAGCGCGCCGCTGCTGGTGCTGAGCCTCTTGATGTCCATGCAGCCCAGTGGCCATCTGTACAAGGAGCTGGTCGAGACCAAGCTGGCCGTCGGCGCCGGCCTGGGCGGCCTGGGCGGCGCTGCACCGGGCAGCACCCAGGCCATGGCGGCGCTGGCACCGGGCGCCGACGCCGCCGAGGTCGAGCGCAAGCTGTTGGACCTGGTGGAAGGCCGGAGCGGCAAGCCTTTCGAGCAGTCGGAACTGGAGCGGGTGCGCGAAATCGCGGTGGTGAGCTATCGCCAGCAGATGAAGCATCCCGAGGCCCTGATCCAGCAGATCTCCTCGCTGCTGGGCGCCGGCGACTGGCGGCTGCTGTTCCAGCTGGTCGAGGACATTCCCAAGGTCAGCCTGGAAGACGTGGAGCGGGTGCGTCAGGCCTATTTCAAGCCGGCCAACCGGACCCTGGGCCGCTACCTGCCGGCCACCGAGGTGGAGCGCGTGGCCATCCCGCCGGCACCGCCGCTGGCCGAACGCCTGAGCAAGCTTCAGGGCCCGCCCAAGGTGGAGGAGGGCGAACGCTTCGACCCCACGGTGCAGAACCTGCAGGCCCGCACCAAGGTCTCCAGGCTGCCATCGGGCCTCGTGCTCTCGCAACTGGCCAAGCAGACCCGCGGCAACCAGGTCCAGCTGCAGATGAAGCTGCGCTGGGGCGAGCCGCGGGCGACCACGGCGGCCCTGGGCACCGGCATGATCGACGAGCTGATGGACGAGGGCAGCGCCAGCTGGGACAAGCAGAAACTGCGCGACGAGCTGGTCAAGCTCAAGGCCGGCCTCGACATCCGCGGCGGCAACCAGGGCGCCACGGTCAGCATCAGCGCCGAGAAGGACACCTTGCTCGCCGTGCTGAAGATCGCGGCCGACGTCCTGCAGAAGCCGCTGCTGCCGCCTGATGCCTTCGACCGCATCAAGAAGCAGGGCCTGGCCCAGATGGAGGCCTCGCGCCAGGAGCTGGAGCTGCTGCGCTCCGAAGCCACGCGAGCGCATGCCAACCAGGCCCGCGGCGCGGTCAAGGGCGATCCTGACTACCTGGCCAGCCTGGACGAGCAGATCGACGAGCTCAAGCGCACGCAGCTCGCCGACGTGCAGCGCTTCTGGACCGAGTACTGGTCGGCCGACGATGCCCGCATAGCCGTGGTCGGCGCGATCCCGGCCGGTCTGGAGGCGGCGCTGGAGCAGGCCTTTGGTGGCTGGAAGAAGCCGCAGGCGCCGCGCTACGTGCGCCATGTCAGCAAGGCGGTGGCGCTGCCGCCGGCCCGCTTCGACGTGCAGGCCAAGGACAAGACCAGCGCGATCTTCCGCATGACCCAGCGCTTCGAGCTGTCCGGCCAGGACGCCGACTACCTGCCCATGCTGGTGGCGGTGCAGGTTTTCGGCGCAGGCGGCCTGGACAGCCGGCTGAGCGACCGGGTGCGGCAGAAGGAAGGCCTCACCTATGGCATCGGTGCGAGCCTGCAGGCGCCTTATTTCGGTCGGGACGGCGGGCTGGGCATTGGCGGAACCTTCGCGCCGCAGAACCGCGAGCGCATCCTGGCCGTGGTGCAGGAGGAACTGGTGCGCATGAGCCGCGACGGCATCACCGAGCTGGAGTTGACCCGCGCCCGCAAGGACCTGCTGGAAAGCTGGCGCCAGGCCCGCGCCGGCGAGGCCAGCCTGGCGACCTCGCTGAACTGGTTCGCCGAGATTGCCAAGGACTGGCTGGGCTATGACGGTGCCCTGGAAGCCCAGCTGCAGAAGCTGAGCGTGGCCCAGGTCAACGCGGCCTGGCGCCGCCTGGTCAAGGCCGATGCTTTCGTGACGAGCACGGCAGGGGATTTCGCCGCGAAGTGA
- a CDS encoding M66 family metalloprotease yields MQGKFKKATALSLAGVLAGLLAACGGGGGGGGGSSGSTVVVTPPAILTQPASAEAQRCEAVMFSVAASGTGPLSFQWQRNDQDIPGANKATLQVNAQAADDQARYSVIVSNSGGQTRSTAATLKVNPVDESKLSIASVELAQVMLVDAKDPTLELVQGREVLVKVNARAPVPMHCKPSGTLRIEDLSGQPVREIALNAPLLPIPSSTPAQASTLDSYSASVPAELVKPGLRLVVSLPGQSAPQKIAPAVSPSPAITLVVIPLQIADTVAQIPAGIPDYITARSPIQSLKLETRAVMRSQSLTAQPTVKEDWVDGLSKLLTEINQLRSLEGNPARTHYYGFVRQTVIGSNVGLGYRPGGAAVGYDRPEYPEYARETLQHELGHNFSLQHAPCGEPANPDTKFPYADARMGAGSRMVWGYNGVSKTFVDPNDANNHDLMSYCSGDWFSDYNYGKVLARLRTALPSTLPAVAGAQIAAAVESQTEPLLLISGEIGPRGLSLSAPRAFSGQAERPESGPFVLTLKLASGELRQWAFDAQPLEHAPQLRHFHFSIAHPGRIESLSIARDGQQLLRQAVVATEPRSAQQATATQLQAQLSGARLSLQWDGQRWPQLSLVKLMADGKRRLLSASLSGGKAEVEIGAGEALGYEIGLVDGLNSQLLWLDAAGRPQTGSPAAAQSRGAAWLAL; encoded by the coding sequence ATGCAAGGAAAGTTCAAGAAGGCAACGGCCCTGTCGCTGGCCGGTGTGCTGGCCGGCCTGCTTGCTGCTTGTGGCGGCGGGGGCGGTGGTGGTGGTGGCAGCAGCGGCAGCACGGTCGTCGTGACTCCGCCGGCCATCCTCACCCAGCCCGCCTCGGCCGAAGCCCAGCGCTGCGAGGCCGTGATGTTCAGCGTGGCAGCCTCGGGCACCGGGCCGCTGAGCTTCCAGTGGCAGCGCAACGACCAGGACATCCCCGGCGCCAACAAGGCCACGCTGCAGGTCAATGCCCAGGCCGCGGACGATCAGGCCCGCTACAGCGTCATCGTCAGCAACAGCGGCGGCCAGACCAGGTCCACGGCGGCCACGCTCAAGGTCAATCCGGTCGATGAGAGCAAGCTGTCCATCGCCTCGGTCGAGCTGGCCCAGGTGATGCTGGTCGATGCCAAGGACCCGACGCTGGAACTGGTCCAGGGCCGCGAGGTGCTGGTCAAGGTCAATGCCCGTGCGCCTGTGCCCATGCACTGCAAGCCCAGCGGCACGCTGCGCATCGAAGACCTGTCCGGCCAGCCGGTGCGCGAGATCGCGCTGAATGCGCCGCTGCTGCCCATCCCTTCGAGCACGCCGGCCCAGGCGAGCACGCTCGACAGCTACAGCGCCAGCGTGCCGGCCGAGCTGGTCAAGCCGGGCCTTCGCCTAGTGGTGTCGCTGCCGGGCCAGAGCGCGCCGCAGAAGATCGCGCCGGCCGTCTCGCCCAGCCCGGCCATCACCCTGGTCGTGATTCCCTTGCAGATTGCCGACACGGTGGCCCAGATCCCGGCCGGCATTCCCGACTACATCACGGCCCGTTCGCCGATCCAGTCGCTCAAGCTCGAGACCCGCGCCGTGATGCGCTCGCAGTCGCTGACGGCCCAGCCCACGGTCAAGGAAGACTGGGTCGATGGCCTGTCCAAGCTGCTGACCGAGATCAACCAGCTGCGCAGCCTGGAGGGCAACCCTGCGCGGACCCACTACTACGGCTTCGTGCGCCAGACGGTGATTGGCAGCAATGTGGGTCTGGGCTACCGGCCTGGTGGCGCGGCCGTGGGCTACGACCGGCCCGAGTATCCCGAGTACGCCCGCGAGACCCTGCAGCATGAGCTGGGCCACAACTTCTCCCTGCAGCACGCGCCCTGCGGCGAGCCGGCCAATCCGGACACCAAGTTTCCCTATGCCGATGCCCGCATGGGCGCCGGCAGCCGCATGGTCTGGGGCTACAACGGCGTCAGCAAGACCTTCGTCGATCCCAACGACGCCAACAACCACGACCTGATGAGCTACTGCTCGGGCGACTGGTTCTCGGACTACAACTACGGCAAGGTGCTGGCGCGGCTGCGCACCGCGCTGCCCAGCACGCTGCCGGCGGTGGCGGGCGCGCAGATCGCCGCTGCCGTGGAGTCGCAAACCGAACCGCTGCTGCTGATCAGCGGCGAGATCGGCCCGCGCGGCCTGAGCCTGTCGGCACCGCGAGCCTTCAGCGGGCAGGCCGAACGGCCCGAGTCCGGCCCCTTCGTGCTGACGCTCAAGCTGGCCAGCGGCGAGTTGCGCCAATGGGCTTTCGATGCCCAGCCGCTCGAGCATGCGCCGCAGCTGCGCCACTTCCACTTCAGCATTGCGCATCCGGGCCGCATCGAATCGCTGAGCATCGCGCGCGATGGCCAGCAACTGCTGCGTCAAGCCGTGGTCGCAACCGAGCCGCGCAGCGCGCAGCAGGCAACGGCGACCCAGCTGCAGGCCCAGCTGAGCGGCGCTCGCCTGAGCCTGCAGTGGGATGGCCAGCGCTGGCCGCAGCTCAGCCTGGTCAAGCTGATGGCAGACGGCAAGCGGCGCTTGCTGTCTGCCTCGTTGAGCGGCGGCAAGGCCGAGGTCGAGATCGGTGCCGGCGAAGCCCTGGGCTACGAGATCGGCCTGGTCGACGGCCTCAACAGCCAGCTCCTTTGGCTGGATGCTGCCGGCCGGCCCCAGACCGGCTCACCGGCGGCCGCTCAGAGCCGTGGTGCAGCCTGGCTGGCCCTGTAG
- a CDS encoding MFS transporter, translating to MQDAPPRDLRRAFPAVIATLIAVHACMAVTRVASSLWVLKQGYGEWTVGLLLSLFAVAPILLSLWAGRQADRHGFHRPVGIGVLLATAGATVALIWQSVWAMGLSCLASGGAIAVAAVAIQREAGLMADEPSELKKVFSWVALGPALSNAIAPVAAGLLIDHVGFRAAFALAVLLPGLAWLLAQKVPRHPPKPPAAGAKSRPAWDLLKQPAIRKLLLVNIALSASWDSHSFVVPVVGHARELSASSIGLVLGSFAVAASVVRLAIVRWAVHLNELKALRSAMLLAMSMLAAYAWLPGTLGLMAGSALLGVALGSVQPMVLSMLHQVTPPERHGQALGLRMLTVNSATVAMPLGFGLLASASFAAAPMWLMASLLLLAQWPASSLKNG from the coding sequence ATGCAAGACGCCCCGCCCCGCGACCTGCGCCGCGCCTTTCCCGCCGTCATCGCCACACTGATCGCCGTCCATGCCTGCATGGCGGTGACCCGGGTCGCGTCCAGCCTCTGGGTGCTCAAGCAGGGCTATGGCGAATGGACCGTGGGTCTGCTCCTCAGCCTGTTCGCGGTGGCGCCCATCCTGCTGTCGCTGTGGGCCGGCCGCCAGGCGGATCGGCACGGCTTCCACAGGCCGGTCGGCATAGGCGTGCTGTTGGCCACGGCCGGGGCCACGGTTGCGCTGATCTGGCAGTCGGTCTGGGCCATGGGCCTGTCCTGCCTGGCCAGCGGTGGCGCCATTGCCGTGGCGGCCGTGGCCATCCAGCGCGAGGCCGGGCTGATGGCCGACGAGCCTTCCGAGCTGAAGAAGGTATTCAGCTGGGTGGCGCTGGGGCCGGCGCTGTCCAACGCCATCGCGCCAGTGGCCGCCGGCCTGCTGATCGACCATGTGGGCTTTCGCGCCGCCTTCGCCCTGGCCGTGCTGCTGCCCGGCCTGGCCTGGCTGCTGGCGCAGAAGGTGCCGCGCCATCCGCCCAAGCCGCCCGCGGCCGGCGCCAAGAGCCGGCCGGCCTGGGATCTGTTGAAGCAGCCGGCGATCCGCAAGCTGCTGCTGGTCAATATCGCGCTGTCGGCCTCCTGGGATTCGCACAGCTTCGTCGTGCCGGTGGTCGGCCATGCTCGCGAGCTTTCGGCCTCCAGCATCGGCCTGGTGCTGGGCAGCTTCGCCGTGGCGGCCTCGGTGGTGCGCCTGGCCATCGTGCGCTGGGCCGTGCACCTGAACGAACTCAAGGCCCTGCGCAGCGCCATGCTGCTGGCCATGAGCATGCTGGCGGCCTATGCCTGGCTGCCGGGCACGCTGGGCTTGATGGCCGGCTCGGCCCTGCTGGGCGTGGCTCTGGGTTCGGTCCAGCCCATGGTGCTGTCCATGCTGCACCAGGTCACGCCGCCCGAGCGCCACGGCCAGGCGCTGGGCCTGCGCATGCTGACGGTCAACAGCGCCACCGTGGCCATGCCGCTGGGCTTCGGCCTGCTGGCCAGCGCCAGCTTTGCGGCGGCGCCCATGTGGCTGATGGCCAGCCTGCTGCTGCTGGCGCAGTGGCCGGCCAGCTCGCTCAAGAACGGATAG
- a CDS encoding FAD-binding oxidoreductase, with product MPTPPASAWNDLARQMQGQLLQPGQADFERLARAANARYDSLQPQAIARCASTADVATALAYASQQKLSFTARSGGHSYLGASSGSALMIDVGALDSVLLDGERVTVGAGAKLADVYDSLISAGRCIPSGSCVSVGIAGITLGGGVGVLDRAYGLSCDALVSARLITADGRQIVCSATESPDLFWALRGGGGGQFGLVSSLTFQTHAVGPLTQFGASFQLADLPAVLAAWQDWPQTLPDRIWSQLALSAQGSVYLWGLAIGDTAFAQAHWEGLLSRIGRAPADKSLQLRSYREVMLGACLNISRAQCHLPSQNASGVLGRVAMAASSDFFDQPLDGNGIAALQQALQQRRDSQRTGTVLLNLMGGAVGRVAPEATAFAHRRALFSAQYLAEYAAGTSSSTLDEAAAWTHGMRSTMQRWSSGGAYVNYLDGLLDKPAEAYFGANLARLRQLKQSWDPTGLFKGTPSLA from the coding sequence TTGCCCACGCCGCCCGCCTCGGCCTGGAACGACTTGGCGCGCCAGATGCAGGGCCAGTTGCTGCAGCCCGGCCAGGCCGACTTCGAGCGCCTGGCCCGCGCCGCCAATGCCCGTTACGACAGTCTGCAGCCCCAGGCCATTGCCCGCTGCGCCAGCACGGCCGACGTCGCCACCGCCCTCGCCTACGCCAGCCAGCAGAAGCTGTCGTTCACGGCCCGCAGCGGCGGCCACAGCTACCTGGGCGCCAGCAGTGGCAGCGCCCTGATGATCGACGTCGGTGCCCTGGATTCGGTGCTGCTGGACGGCGAGCGCGTCACCGTGGGCGCCGGCGCCAAGCTGGCCGATGTCTACGACAGCCTGATCTCGGCCGGCCGCTGCATCCCCTCGGGCAGCTGCGTCAGCGTGGGCATAGCCGGCATCACCCTGGGCGGCGGCGTGGGCGTGCTGGACCGGGCCTATGGCCTGAGCTGCGACGCCCTGGTCTCGGCCCGGCTGATCACGGCCGACGGCCGGCAGATCGTGTGCAGCGCGACCGAGTCACCCGACCTGTTCTGGGCCCTGCGCGGCGGTGGCGGCGGCCAGTTCGGCCTGGTCAGCTCGCTGACTTTCCAGACCCATGCCGTGGGCCCGCTGACCCAGTTCGGCGCCAGCTTCCAGCTGGCCGACCTGCCGGCCGTGCTGGCCGCCTGGCAGGACTGGCCTCAGACCCTGCCCGACCGCATCTGGTCGCAGCTGGCGCTGTCGGCCCAGGGCAGCGTCTACCTGTGGGGACTGGCGATCGGCGACACCGCCTTCGCGCAAGCGCATTGGGAAGGACTCTTGAGCCGCATTGGCCGAGCACCGGCCGACAAGAGCCTGCAACTGCGCAGCTATCGCGAGGTGATGCTAGGGGCCTGCCTCAATATCAGCCGCGCCCAATGCCATCTGCCCAGCCAGAACGCCAGCGGCGTGCTCGGCCGCGTGGCCATGGCGGCCAGCTCGGACTTCTTCGACCAGCCGCTGGACGGCAACGGCATCGCCGCCTTGCAGCAAGCGCTGCAGCAGCGCCGCGACAGCCAGCGCACGGGCACGGTGCTGCTCAATCTGATGGGCGGCGCCGTCGGCCGCGTGGCGCCGGAGGCCACGGCCTTTGCGCACCGCCGCGCCCTGTTCAGCGCCCAATACCTGGCCGAGTACGCGGCCGGCACTTCGTCCAGCACCTTGGACGAAGCCGCAGCCTGGACTCACGGCATGCGCTCGACGATGCAGCGCTGGAGCAGCGGCGGCGCCTACGTGAACTACCTCGACGGCTTGCTGGACAAGCCGGCCGAGGCCTATTTCGGAGCCAACCTCGCGCGGCTCCGGCAGCTCAAGCAGAGCTGGGATCCGACCGGCCTGTTCAAGGGCACGCCCTCACTGGCCTGA
- a CDS encoding D-glycerate dehydrogenase, protein MSKPKVLVARRVFDSVLQRLAAHFEVEGNDEDRVWPKAELVARLQDKDGAFITGSERIDAEVLEACPRLKAVCNMAVGYNNIDLPACTARGVMASNTPDVLTETTADFGFALMMATARRMAESEHFLRRGEWKQWSYDMFTGSDVHGATLGILGMGRIGRAIARRGHLGFGMPVIYHNRSRLPAEQEAEVGARYVSKEQLLREADHLVLVLPYSAESHHAIGAVELAQMKPESTLTNVARGGIVDDAALAQALRERRIAAAGLDVFEGEPRVNPDLLTLPNVVLTPHIASASVKTRLAMADLAADNLIAALTGGTPPTPLNPEVLAGR, encoded by the coding sequence ATGTCCAAGCCCAAGGTTCTGGTGGCCCGCCGCGTGTTCGATTCGGTGCTGCAGCGGCTGGCCGCACATTTCGAGGTCGAGGGCAATGACGAGGACCGCGTCTGGCCCAAGGCCGAGCTGGTCGCTCGCCTGCAGGACAAGGACGGCGCCTTCATCACCGGCAGCGAGCGCATCGATGCCGAGGTGCTGGAGGCCTGCCCGCGGCTCAAGGCGGTCTGCAACATGGCCGTGGGCTACAACAACATCGACCTGCCGGCCTGCACCGCCCGCGGCGTGATGGCCAGCAATACGCCCGACGTGCTGACCGAGACCACGGCCGACTTCGGCTTCGCACTGATGATGGCCACGGCCCGGCGCATGGCCGAGAGCGAGCATTTCCTGCGCCGCGGCGAATGGAAGCAGTGGTCCTACGACATGTTCACCGGCTCCGATGTGCATGGCGCGACGCTGGGCATCCTGGGCATGGGCCGCATAGGCCGGGCGATTGCGCGGCGCGGCCACCTGGGCTTCGGCATGCCGGTGATCTATCACAACCGTTCGCGCCTGCCGGCCGAGCAGGAGGCCGAGGTCGGGGCCCGCTATGTGAGCAAGGAGCAGTTGCTCCGTGAGGCCGATCACCTGGTCCTGGTCCTGCCGTACTCGGCCGAATCGCACCACGCGATAGGCGCCGTCGAACTCGCCCAGATGAAGCCCGAGTCCACGCTGACCAATGTGGCCCGCGGCGGCATCGTCGATGACGCCGCCCTGGCCCAGGCGCTGCGCGAACGCCGCATCGCCGCAGCCGGCCTCGACGTGTTCGAAGGCGAGCCGCGCGTCAATCCCGATCTGCTGACCCTGCCCAACGTGGTGCTGACCCCGCACATCGCCAGCGCCAGCGTGAAGACCCGGCTGGCCATGGCCGACCTGGCAGCCGACAACCTGATCGCCGCGCTGACCGGCGGCACGCCGCCCACGCCGCTGAATCCAGAAGTGCTGGCCGGCCGCTGA